In Burkholderia lata, the DNA window AGCTCGAGGGCATCTCCGACATCCGCGACGAGTCCGACAAGAGCGGCATGCGTGTCGTGATCGAGCTCAAGCGCGGTGAAGTGCCGGAAGTGGTGCTGAACAACCTGTACAAGGCGACGCAGCTCCAGGATACGTTCGGCATGAACATGGTCGCGCTCGTCGACGGCCAGCCGAAGCTGCTGAACCTGAAGGAAATCCTGCAGTGCTTCCTGTCGCATCGACGCGAAGTGCTGACGCGCCGCACGATCTACGAACTGCGCAAGGCCCGCGAACGCGGCCACGTGCTCGAAGGTCTCGCGGTCGCGCTCGCGAACATCGACGAGTTCATCGCGATCATCAAGGCCGCGCCGACGCCGCCGATCGCGAAGGCGGAGTTGATGGCGAAGCCGTGGGATTCGTCGCTCGTGCGCGAGATGCTCACGCGCGCCGAGAGCGAGAACGCGGCGGCCGGCGGCCGTTCCGCGTATCGTCCGGAAGGCCTGAACCCGGCGTTCGGCATGCAGGTCGACGGGCTGTACCGCCTGTCCGACACGCAGGCGCAGGAAATCCTGCAGATGCGTCTGCAGCGCCTGACCGGCCTCGAGCAGGACAAGATCATCGGCGAGTACCGCGAAGTGATGGCGCAAATCGCCGACCTGCTGGACATCCTCGCGCGCCCCGAGCGGATCACGACGATGATCGGCGAGGAACTGACGTCGGTGAAGGCCGAGTTCGGCGACGCACGCCGCTCGAAGATCGAGCTGAACGCAACCGAGCTGAACACCGAAGACCTGATCACGCCGCAGGACATGGTCGTCACGATGTCGCATGCGGGCTACGTGAAGTCGCAGCCGCTGTCCGAATACCGTGCGCAGAAGCGCGGCGGTCGCGGCAAGCAGGCGACGCAGATGAAGGAAGACGACTGGATCGAGACGCTGTTCATCGCGAACACGCACGACTACATCCTGTGCTTCTCGAACCGCGGGCGCGTGTACTGGGTCAAGGTCTACGAAGTGCCGCAGGGCTCGCGCAACTCGCGCGGCCGTCCGATCGTCAACATGTTCCCGCTGCAGGAAGGCGAGAAGATCAACGTCGTGCTGCCGGTCAAGGAATTCTCGGCCGACAAGTTCATCTTCATGGCGACGTCGCTCGGCACCGTGAAGAAGACGCCGCTCGAGGCATTCAGCCGTCCGATGAAGAAGGGCATCATCGCGGTCGGCCTCGACGAAGGCGACTACCTGATCGGCGCGTCGATCACCGACGGCGCGCACGACGTGATGCTGTTCTCGGACTCCGGCAAGGCCGTGCGCTTCGACGAGAACGACGTGCGTCCGATGGGTCGCGAGGCGCGCGGTGTGCGCGGCATGCAGCTTGAAGACGGGCAGCAGGTCATCGCGTTGCTGGTTGCCGGCAGTGAAGAGCAGACGGTGCTCACCGCGACCGAGAACGGTTACGGCAAGCGCACGCCGATCACCGAGTACACGCGTCACGGCCGCGGCACGAAGGGTATGATCGCGATCCAGACGTCCGAGCGCAACGGCAAGGTCGTGGCTGCAACGCTCGTCGATGCCGAAGATCAGATCATGCTGATCACGACGGCCGGTGTGTTGATTCGCACCCGTGTGTCGGAGATTCGCGAGATGGGGCGTGCC includes these proteins:
- the gyrA gene encoding DNA gyrase subunit A, with the translated sequence MDQFAKETLPTSLEEEMRRSYLDYAMSVIVGRALPDVRDGLKPVHRRVLFAMHELNNDWNRAYKKSARIVGDVIGKYHPHGDTAVYDTIVRMAQDFSLRYMLIDGQGNFGSIDGDNAAAMRYTEIRMAKIGHELLADIDKETVDFEPNYDGNEMQPSVLPSRIPNLLINGSSGIAVGMATNIPPHNLNEVVDACQHLLGNPEATIDELIEIIPAPDFPTAGIIYGVAGVRDGYRTGRGRVVMRAATHFEEIDRGQRMAIIVDELPYQVNKRSLLERIAELVNEKKLEGISDIRDESDKSGMRVVIELKRGEVPEVVLNNLYKATQLQDTFGMNMVALVDGQPKLLNLKEILQCFLSHRREVLTRRTIYELRKARERGHVLEGLAVALANIDEFIAIIKAAPTPPIAKAELMAKPWDSSLVREMLTRAESENAAAGGRSAYRPEGLNPAFGMQVDGLYRLSDTQAQEILQMRLQRLTGLEQDKIIGEYREVMAQIADLLDILARPERITTMIGEELTSVKAEFGDARRSKIELNATELNTEDLITPQDMVVTMSHAGYVKSQPLSEYRAQKRGGRGKQATQMKEDDWIETLFIANTHDYILCFSNRGRVYWVKVYEVPQGSRNSRGRPIVNMFPLQEGEKINVVLPVKEFSADKFIFMATSLGTVKKTPLEAFSRPMKKGIIAVGLDEGDYLIGASITDGAHDVMLFSDSGKAVRFDENDVRPMGREARGVRGMQLEDGQQVIALLVAGSEEQTVLTATENGYGKRTPITEYTRHGRGTKGMIAIQTSERNGKVVAATLVDAEDQIMLITTAGVLIRTRVSEIREMGRATQGVTLISLDEGTKLSGLQQIAEAEEGEGEADEASDGEA